One Primulina huaijiensis isolate GDHJ02 chromosome 8, ASM1229523v2, whole genome shotgun sequence genomic region harbors:
- the LOC140982244 gene encoding transcription factor bHLH30-like isoform X1 gives MYRNNKKEENQENISPDIHHITHNINIVQGFQIQEPSVIQEMQQQNSTDAYIGVGGNVGGGSTLTFPEISQILPPWTHPFNPVFPTRDHDPFLLPPPPPASCYGGLFNRMASGLQFGYDGPGSDHQMRLISESLCQMVSPNSAPFGLHAELQKMTAQEIMDAKALAASKSHSEAERRRRERINNHLAKLRSLLPSTTKTDKASLLAEVIQQVKELKRQTSLIAETSPIPTETDELIVDNASEEDGKLLIKASICCEDRSDLLPDLIKTLKCLRLKTLKAEITTLGGRVKNVLFITGDDEDSNYHNITDNEDQILQQHEYSISSIQEALKALMEKSNGEESGSVSVKRQRTNISILEHGSL, from the exons ATGTATAGAAATAACAAGAAAGAAGagaatcaagaaaatatttcaccTGACATACATCATATAACtcataatattaatattgttCAGGGTTTCCAAATTCAGGAGCCATCTGTTATCCAAGAAATGCAGCAACAAAATAGTACTGATGCTTATATTGGAGTTGGAGGTAATGTGGGTGGAGGATCAACTTTAACATTCCCTGAGATATCACAAATCCTACCTCCATGGACTCACCCCTTCAATCCGGTCTTTCCGACCCGTGATCACGACCCGTTTCTTCTTCCTCCACCGCCGCCAGCGTCGTGCTATGGTGGTTTGTTTAATCGAATGGCTTCTGGGTTACAGTTCGGGTACGACGGACCAGGTTCTGACCATCAAATGAGGCTTATCTCTGAATCCTTATGCCAAATGGTCAGCCCCAATTCGGCCCCTTTTGGGCTTCATGCTGAGCTGCAGAAAATGACGGCTCAAGAGATTATGGATGCAAAGGCTCTTGCTGCATCTAAAAGCCACAGTGAAGCTGAGAGGAGGCGTAGAGAAAGGATCAATAATCATCTAGCTAAGCTGAGAAGCTTACTCCCTAGCACCACTAAA ACAGACAAAGCTTCATTACTAGCAGAAGTGATCCAACAAGTGAAGGAGCTAAAGCGCCAAACTTCTCTAATAGCGGAAACTAGTCCGATCCCTACTGAAACCGATGAACTAATCGTGGATAATGCATCAGAAGAAGATGGTAAATTATTGATCAAAGCATCGATTTGCTGCGAGGACCGATCTGACCTCTTGCCAGACCTAATCAAGACTCTCAAATGTTTAAGGTTGAAAACTCTGAAGGCCGAAATAACCACACTTGGTGGCCGGGTTAAGAATGTTTTGTTCATTACCGGAGATGACGAAGATTCGAATTACCATAATATTACTGATAATGAAGATCAGATTCTACAGCAGCATGAATACAGTATAAGTTCAATACAAGAAGCACTCAAAGCATTGATGGAGAAATCCAATGGTGAGGAGTCTGGTTCTGTAAGTGTTAAAAGGCAAAGAACCAATATCAGTATCCTTGAACACGGGTCCCTTTAA
- the LOC140982244 gene encoding transcription factor bHLH30-like isoform X2, which translates to MQQQNSTDAYIGVGGNVGGGSTLTFPEISQILPPWTHPFNPVFPTRDHDPFLLPPPPPASCYGGLFNRMASGLQFGYDGPGSDHQMRLISESLCQMVSPNSAPFGLHAELQKMTAQEIMDAKALAASKSHSEAERRRRERINNHLAKLRSLLPSTTKTDKASLLAEVIQQVKELKRQTSLIAETSPIPTETDELIVDNASEEDGKLLIKASICCEDRSDLLPDLIKTLKCLRLKTLKAEITTLGGRVKNVLFITGDDEDSNYHNITDNEDQILQQHEYSISSIQEALKALMEKSNGEESGSVSVKRQRTNISILEHGSL; encoded by the exons ATGCAGCAACAAAATAGTACTGATGCTTATATTGGAGTTGGAGGTAATGTGGGTGGAGGATCAACTTTAACATTCCCTGAGATATCACAAATCCTACCTCCATGGACTCACCCCTTCAATCCGGTCTTTCCGACCCGTGATCACGACCCGTTTCTTCTTCCTCCACCGCCGCCAGCGTCGTGCTATGGTGGTTTGTTTAATCGAATGGCTTCTGGGTTACAGTTCGGGTACGACGGACCAGGTTCTGACCATCAAATGAGGCTTATCTCTGAATCCTTATGCCAAATGGTCAGCCCCAATTCGGCCCCTTTTGGGCTTCATGCTGAGCTGCAGAAAATGACGGCTCAAGAGATTATGGATGCAAAGGCTCTTGCTGCATCTAAAAGCCACAGTGAAGCTGAGAGGAGGCGTAGAGAAAGGATCAATAATCATCTAGCTAAGCTGAGAAGCTTACTCCCTAGCACCACTAAA ACAGACAAAGCTTCATTACTAGCAGAAGTGATCCAACAAGTGAAGGAGCTAAAGCGCCAAACTTCTCTAATAGCGGAAACTAGTCCGATCCCTACTGAAACCGATGAACTAATCGTGGATAATGCATCAGAAGAAGATGGTAAATTATTGATCAAAGCATCGATTTGCTGCGAGGACCGATCTGACCTCTTGCCAGACCTAATCAAGACTCTCAAATGTTTAAGGTTGAAAACTCTGAAGGCCGAAATAACCACACTTGGTGGCCGGGTTAAGAATGTTTTGTTCATTACCGGAGATGACGAAGATTCGAATTACCATAATATTACTGATAATGAAGATCAGATTCTACAGCAGCATGAATACAGTATAAGTTCAATACAAGAAGCACTCAAAGCATTGATGGAGAAATCCAATGGTGAGGAGTCTGGTTCTGTAAGTGTTAAAAGGCAAAGAACCAATATCAGTATCCTTGAACACGGGTCCCTTTAA
- the LOC140982966 gene encoding uncharacterized protein — protein MEEKCTTLGKLELEAQNWFVKVIVAEKTPIRFLRWRRQQRLVFVDKENERMQSIIYEQDVDQLDKLLELYKTYHVGNAKIREITGNTPILGTSKHQMILSRSTYIKRTEEHERIPIDHIYQFTPFSELPEIADVPTKQINLLFSVIHVFPPRFVERTKRNLQDFVIINEERRALILTLWEEFLQSEAPYLTKNVHTMPILISFALKF, from the exons ATGGAAGAGAAGTGTACTACACTTGGGAAACTGGAACTGGAGGCCCAAAACTGGTTTGTCAAGGTAATAGTTGCAGAAAAAACGCCAATTCGGTTCTTGAGATGGAGAAGGCAACAACGACTTGTTTTTGTTGACAAAGAG AATGAAAGAATGCAAAGCATCATTTACGAGCAAGATGTTGATCAGTTAGACAAGTTGCTGGAATTGTACAAAACTTATCATGTGGGGAATGCAAAGATTAGGGAAATAACAGGAAACACCCCAATTCTAGGGACTTCAAAACATCAGATGATCCTTAGCCGAAGCACTTACATCAAACGTACAGAGGAACATGAGCGCATACCAATTGACCACATTTACCAGTTTACTCCATTTTCAGAGCTTCCTGAAATTGCAGATGTGCCAACTAAGCAAATCA ATTTGCTCTTCAGTGTCATTCATGTATTCCCACCACGGTTTGTTGAAAGAACTAAAAGAAATTTACaagattttgtgatcatcaacgAAGA GCGAAGAGCTTTGATCCTTACATTATGGGAAGAATTTTTGCAAAGTGAGGCACCCTATTTGACAAAAAATGTTCACACCATGCCTATACTAATTTCATTTGCactcaaattttaa